In the Alteromonas sp. M12 genome, one interval contains:
- a CDS encoding OmpA family protein, which translates to MKKCAIFLGLTLSFASQASLRHYAAPVEDSQWQVSQKSRLQCTLSHQLPGYGEAAFYSTASKQLNMEFELQMLRLPNTYSVASVYSVPPKWMPGQMQREIAQMPIRKQYNSDLPQKAAWTMLTELEKGFWPTLYYQDWYSDFDRIAVGLNASNFSKPYVEFAECVANLLPFAFEDIAYTVLSYNSNSTDLTKYSKKRLQMIGDYLKEDTDLELVLLDGYSDSYGGRWNNEQLSIRRAEEIKAYFTEMGVDSSRIEVTGHGERRHAATNTNKMSRAKNRRVIIRMAKP; encoded by the coding sequence ATGAAAAAGTGCGCGATTTTTTTGGGCTTAACCCTCAGCTTTGCTAGCCAAGCTAGCTTGCGTCATTATGCAGCGCCAGTTGAGGATTCTCAGTGGCAAGTCAGTCAAAAAAGTCGCTTGCAATGTACTTTGAGTCACCAACTTCCTGGTTATGGAGAAGCTGCTTTTTACAGCACGGCTTCTAAGCAACTGAATATGGAATTTGAGTTGCAGATGTTAAGGTTACCAAACACCTATTCTGTTGCCTCCGTTTATTCAGTCCCACCCAAATGGATGCCAGGACAAATGCAGCGTGAAATTGCGCAAATGCCAATTCGCAAACAATACAATAGTGATTTACCGCAAAAAGCCGCTTGGACAATGTTAACTGAATTGGAAAAAGGTTTTTGGCCAACACTATATTATCAAGATTGGTATAGTGACTTCGATCGTATCGCTGTGGGTTTAAATGCCAGTAACTTTTCGAAACCCTATGTTGAGTTCGCTGAGTGTGTCGCTAATTTATTACCTTTTGCATTTGAAGATATTGCATACACAGTGCTAAGTTACAACAGCAATAGTACAGACTTAACCAAATACTCTAAAAAACGCCTACAAATGATCGGGGACTATTTAAAAGAAGATACAGATCTTGAGCTGGTTTTGTTAGATGGATACTCAGATAGTTATGGTGGTCGTTGGAACAACGAACAATTATCTATTCGTCGAGCAGAGGAAATTAAGGCGTACTTCACCGAAATGGGAGTAGATTCTTCTCGAATTGAGGTGACAGGTCATGGTGAACGCCGTCATGCGGCGACCAATACGAATAAGATGTCTCGTGCTAAAAATCGTCGAGTCATCATTCGAATGGCTAAACCCTAA
- the folC gene encoding bifunctional tetrahydrofolate synthase/dihydrofolate synthase: MSNNTSTEDQNKPSLSWSLSTWLDYLQAIHSKSIDMGLARTQQVYERLNLDFSNSSVVTVAGTNGKGTTCRMIEMGLRMQQQTVAVYSSPHIIDYRERVRINGLMLSEQVHVNAFMQVEHARGAISLTYFEFATLAALVLIANQQPDFVVLEVGLGGRLDAVNIVDPNLAVITSIALDHQDWLGDTRELIATEKAGIMRPKVPVVVGEPVPPETLLIAVDKMQAQPSWQGKEFGFEDCDTSWCWYNQSVQFSDLSIPLIPMQNASTALQVLSLLGHLPRNQDEVNKLIEKSSLPGRFEEISQQPKIIVDVAHNPQATELLAARIGRMKYTQLHLVVAMLEDKDIAGSFLPLESLKANWYVASLNVPRGAKSKQLKTVLTESQKVVEFEHVSDALLAATKNAGNDDLIIVFGSFFTVSEVLQAS; the protein is encoded by the coding sequence ATGTCAAATAACACATCTACAGAAGACCAGAACAAGCCTAGTTTGTCCTGGTCTCTTTCTACTTGGCTAGATTATTTACAAGCCATCCATAGCAAATCTATCGATATGGGTCTTGCCCGAACCCAGCAAGTCTATGAGCGTTTGAATTTAGATTTTTCAAACAGTTCTGTGGTGACTGTTGCCGGAACTAATGGCAAAGGCACAACTTGTCGAATGATTGAGATGGGGTTACGCATGCAACAACAAACTGTTGCCGTGTATAGTTCACCGCATATTATTGATTATAGGGAGCGAGTGCGCATTAACGGCTTGATGCTAAGCGAACAAGTGCATGTGAATGCGTTTATGCAAGTAGAGCATGCTCGAGGTGCTATTTCGCTTACCTATTTTGAGTTTGCTACCTTAGCTGCGCTAGTGTTAATTGCCAATCAGCAACCAGACTTTGTGGTGTTGGAAGTTGGTTTAGGCGGTCGTTTGGATGCGGTTAATATAGTTGATCCCAATCTCGCTGTAATTACAAGTATTGCCCTTGACCACCAAGATTGGCTAGGGGATACCCGAGAGCTTATTGCTACAGAAAAAGCCGGCATAATGCGTCCCAAGGTTCCTGTAGTTGTAGGCGAGCCAGTGCCGCCAGAAACACTGTTAATAGCGGTTGATAAAATGCAAGCGCAACCATCTTGGCAAGGAAAAGAGTTTGGCTTTGAGGATTGTGATACAAGTTGGTGTTGGTATAATCAGTCAGTCCAATTTAGTGATTTATCAATTCCATTGATCCCAATGCAAAACGCGTCAACGGCGTTGCAAGTATTGAGTTTGTTAGGGCATTTACCTCGCAATCAAGATGAGGTCAACAAACTCATCGAAAAATCGAGCTTACCTGGGCGCTTTGAAGAGATTAGTCAGCAGCCTAAGATCATTGTTGATGTCGCCCATAATCCGCAAGCAACCGAGTTATTGGCTGCACGAATTGGACGAATGAAATACACGCAATTGCATCTGGTTGTGGCTATGTTGGAAGATAAAGATATCGCCGGTAGTTTTTTACCACTTGAATCGCTGAAAGCCAATTGGTATGTTGCGTCTCTTAATGTGCCTCGCGGCGCAAAGAGTAAACAATTAAAAACAGTGCTCACTGAATCACAAAAAGTGGTAGAGTTTGAGCATGTTTCTGATGCGCTACTTGCAGCAACGAAAAATGCTGGAAATGATGATTTGATCATTGTGTTTGGTTCATTTTTCACGGTAAGCGAAGTGTTGCAAGCATCTTAA
- a CDS encoding DUF6090 family protein, with protein sequence MLLRRISKHVKAQDWFAVAIDFFIVVAGILIAFQITSWNEARKDSKRELQIITRLHSDFTMLENDTVEAIEFIKSNTPIVEEFEQQILNYPNGADIELMQRFFETAFSLPRPEGQSETYQQLVTNGDMSVLNNETLRAKLVYHASLTDYFIHANQANREWTRPYLVSLVRLSSLIDVLPMDEAISSSGSRADLIVAISLYKGAFEGQLAIFEAHRESFDNLKNILIEESKK encoded by the coding sequence ATGTTATTGAGAAGAATTTCAAAACACGTTAAAGCACAAGATTGGTTCGCTGTAGCAATCGACTTTTTTATTGTAGTTGCAGGTATTTTGATTGCTTTTCAAATAACAAGTTGGAATGAAGCACGCAAAGACAGCAAACGTGAGTTACAAATCATTACTCGTTTGCACTCCGACTTTACAATGCTTGAGAACGATACTGTCGAGGCTATTGAATTCATTAAATCAAATACGCCAATTGTAGAAGAGTTTGAACAGCAAATTCTCAATTACCCTAATGGTGCTGATATTGAACTGATGCAACGTTTTTTTGAAACTGCATTTTCTTTACCCCGCCCAGAAGGCCAGTCAGAAACCTACCAGCAGCTTGTTACTAACGGCGATATGAGTGTTTTAAATAACGAAACTTTGCGCGCTAAACTTGTTTATCACGCCTCTTTAACAGATTATTTTATTCATGCAAATCAAGCTAATCGAGAATGGACAAGGCCCTATCTCGTTTCGTTAGTGCGGTTGAGTTCATTGATCGACGTTTTACCAATGGATGAAGCAATTTCCTCGTCAGGCTCTAGAGCAGATCTGATTGTTGCAATTAGCCTCTACAAAGGCGCTTTCGAAGGTCAGTTAGCAATATTTGAGGCGCATAGAGAGAGCTTTGATAATCTCAAAAACATCCTCATCGAAGAGAGTAAAAAATAG
- the truA gene encoding tRNA pseudouridine(38-40) synthase TruA: protein MEQQQTNRIALGIEYDGSNYYGWQRQSQVTSVQLHLEKALSKVANHPVAVLCAGRTDAGVHATGQVVHFETPAFRPERSWTLGVNTHLPKDIAVKWAKQVSPDFHARFSAVGRRYRYIIYNNPFRPAILAGGLTHMYTELDHQKMHEAAQCLVGEHDFSAFRASLCQANSPVRRLEHIQVTRRGQYIMIDVQANAFLHHMVRNITGSLAVIGSGEQPVEWMKKLLDQKDRAKAGATAKPNGLYLVDVLYPEHFGIPEIPLGPAFF from the coding sequence GTGGAACAACAACAAACAAATCGAATCGCATTAGGGATTGAATACGATGGCAGCAATTATTATGGCTGGCAAAGACAATCTCAAGTCACTAGTGTGCAATTGCATTTAGAAAAAGCCTTGAGCAAAGTTGCAAATCATCCTGTCGCTGTATTATGTGCTGGCAGAACAGATGCTGGGGTTCACGCTACTGGTCAAGTAGTGCATTTCGAAACACCTGCTTTTCGACCAGAAAGAAGTTGGACATTAGGAGTGAATACGCATTTGCCCAAAGATATTGCTGTCAAATGGGCGAAGCAAGTGAGTCCCGATTTTCACGCGCGTTTTTCTGCGGTAGGACGACGCTATCGTTATATTATTTATAACAATCCATTTCGCCCAGCAATACTGGCAGGTGGCTTGACACATATGTATACTGAACTTGACCATCAAAAAATGCATGAAGCAGCACAATGTTTGGTGGGAGAGCATGATTTTAGTGCATTCAGAGCCTCGTTATGCCAAGCTAATTCGCCAGTGCGTAGGCTTGAACATATTCAGGTTACACGACGCGGTCAATACATTATGATTGATGTGCAAGCAAACGCATTTTTGCATCATATGGTACGAAATATTACCGGCAGTCTTGCCGTAATAGGCAGTGGTGAGCAACCGGTTGAATGGATGAAAAAATTGCTTGATCAAAAAGACAGGGCTAAGGCAGGGGCTACGGCTAAACCAAATGGCTTGTATTTAGTTGATGTACTTTATCCTGAGCATTTTGGGATTCCTGAGATTCCACTAGGTCCGGCATTTTTCTGA
- the rnt gene encoding ribonuclease T → MSDPIHLLNQRFRGYFPVVIDVETAGFNAQTDALLELAAVTLKMTASGDIQIDKTFHYHINPFEGANLEQAALDFNGIDPYCALRGAIDESEAIKNLCKEIRKEQKAAECQRSVIVAHNASFDQGFVNAAIERCNIKRTPFHPFVSFDTTSLAGLTLGQTVLVKACEAAQIEFDQREAHSALYDTMKTAELFCFMVNRWKALGGWPI, encoded by the coding sequence ATGTCAGATCCAATTCACCTGTTGAACCAACGATTTAGAGGATATTTCCCAGTCGTCATTGATGTTGAAACAGCTGGATTCAATGCGCAAACTGATGCTTTATTAGAATTAGCAGCAGTGACATTGAAAATGACAGCTTCTGGAGACATTCAGATAGATAAAACGTTCCATTACCATATTAACCCTTTCGAGGGCGCAAACCTCGAACAAGCCGCTTTGGACTTTAACGGTATTGATCCTTATTGTGCATTACGAGGCGCGATTGATGAATCTGAAGCAATTAAAAATTTGTGCAAAGAGATCCGAAAAGAACAAAAAGCAGCGGAATGCCAACGCTCAGTGATTGTTGCCCACAATGCATCATTCGACCAAGGCTTTGTGAATGCAGCCATTGAAAGGTGTAATATTAAACGCACTCCTTTCCATCCTTTTGTATCATTTGATACCACCAGTTTAGCCGGTTTAACCTTAGGTCAGACGGTGCTGGTTAAGGCCTGTGAAGCGGCACAAATCGAATTTGACCAAAGAGAAGCCCACTCAGCACTTTACGATACGATGAAAACCGCCGAGTTATTTTGTTTTATGGTCAATAGATGGAAAGCCCTTGGTGGCTGGCCGATATAA
- a CDS encoding SPOR domain-containing protein, giving the protein MSSALQNRLVGTIIVVALAVIFLPDLLDGEKQTSQDLFESIPDQPKMRELNETQDFPLEQVEQEVNRKVEIVPDVAIDDFEINQNEDNNELASRQDSPVNDSSSQKTENKKITPSEIDHSIEDKVEVNPGKMDNRLLAKAGWVVQLGVFRHQKNVSELLSTLRNAGYQAFSRPVQTSTGELTKVFVGPELNKEKLQKAVPHLRELTKLQGRVTPFTVK; this is encoded by the coding sequence TTGTCTTCAGCACTACAAAACCGATTGGTGGGCACCATTATAGTCGTTGCATTAGCAGTGATTTTTCTGCCTGATTTGCTCGATGGTGAAAAACAAACTAGCCAAGATCTATTTGAATCAATACCAGATCAACCTAAAATGCGTGAACTTAATGAAACGCAAGATTTCCCTCTCGAGCAAGTCGAACAAGAAGTAAATCGCAAGGTTGAAATTGTACCTGACGTAGCAATCGACGATTTTGAGATTAACCAAAATGAAGATAACAACGAGCTGGCATCGCGCCAAGACTCGCCGGTTAATGATTCATCTTCTCAAAAAACTGAAAATAAAAAAATTACCCCGAGCGAAATAGATCACTCGATTGAAGACAAAGTAGAAGTCAATCCCGGTAAAATGGATAATCGTTTACTAGCCAAAGCAGGTTGGGTTGTTCAATTAGGTGTGTTTCGTCATCAAAAAAATGTCAGCGAATTGCTTAGTACACTGCGAAATGCAGGTTATCAAGCATTCAGTCGACCAGTTCAAACGAGCACTGGTGAGTTAACAAAAGTGTTTGTTGGACCTGAGTTAAATAAAGAAAAACTGCAAAAAGCGGTTCCACATCTTCGCGAATTGACTAAGTTGCAGGGTCGAGTAACACCATTCACAGTGAAATGA
- the glpQ gene encoding glycerophosphodiester phosphodiesterase yields MPYKLPLLILLCLFCTQLYAKPIIIAHRGASGYLPEHTLEAAVLAYSQGADYIEQDLVLSKDLIPVVLHDIHLETVTNVEQIFPKRHRSDGRYYAFDFTLAELQTLNVHERTNDKGEQVFPYRFQEPRNQERYHGQSSFKIATFEQQINLIQQLNRQFKRDVGLYVEIKSPLWHQTHGADLSQITLNILRKYGLDNQDSHVYVQCFDFAETQRLRNELNAKVKLIQLIAENSWQESNSDYEYLKSAQGLKEIAKVAQGIGPWIPQLFDFANKTPTSLLANAHQAGLLVHPYTFRKDDLPAKYSSQQVLDILFEDLKVDGLFTDFTDVLENYLEKR; encoded by the coding sequence TTTACGCCAAGCCGATAATTATTGCCCATCGTGGGGCGTCCGGATACTTGCCTGAGCATACCTTAGAAGCCGCTGTCCTTGCATATTCCCAAGGGGCCGATTACATAGAACAAGATTTGGTTTTGAGCAAAGACTTAATACCGGTAGTGCTGCATGACATACACCTTGAAACCGTGACCAACGTCGAACAAATATTCCCAAAACGTCATCGCTCTGACGGCCGCTACTACGCGTTCGATTTCACCTTGGCAGAACTGCAAACCCTTAATGTACACGAGCGGACAAATGACAAAGGCGAACAAGTATTCCCATATCGTTTTCAGGAGCCTCGTAATCAAGAGCGCTATCATGGACAGTCATCATTTAAGATTGCCACATTTGAACAACAAATTAATTTGATTCAACAACTTAATCGGCAATTTAAGCGAGATGTGGGTCTTTATGTGGAAATCAAATCGCCCCTTTGGCACCAAACTCACGGAGCGGACTTAAGTCAAATCACCCTGAATATCCTGCGTAAATACGGTTTGGATAACCAAGACAGCCATGTTTATGTGCAATGCTTTGACTTCGCAGAAACACAGCGTCTTAGGAACGAGTTAAATGCCAAGGTGAAGTTAATTCAGCTTATTGCTGAAAACAGTTGGCAAGAGTCGAATTCTGACTATGAATATTTGAAATCCGCACAAGGTCTCAAAGAAATTGCAAAAGTAGCCCAAGGTATTGGCCCATGGATTCCACAACTATTTGATTTTGCGAATAAAACACCAACTAGTTTACTAGCCAATGCCCATCAAGCAGGGCTGCTAGTTCATCCTTATACATTTAGAAAAGACGACCTCCCAGCCAAGTATTCTTCGCAACAGGTGCTAGACATCCTATTCGAAGATTTAAAAGTAGATGGTTTATTTACCGACTTTACCGATGTGCTGGAAAATTACTTAGAAAAGCGATGA
- the purF gene encoding amidophosphoribosyltransferase, whose amino-acid sequence MCGIVGIVGKSAVSQALYDALTVLQHRGQDAAGIMTIDDKMFHLRKANGLVRDVFHNRHMQRLTGQFGIGHVRYPTAGSSSSAEAQPFYVNSPFGIAFAHNGNLTNAHDLQDEVFRIARRHINTTSDSELLLNIFAHELQQCAGLTLTPEEVFTTVANVHKKIRGAYAVVAAIIGNGMVAFRDPYGIRPLALGKRKTEQGDEYMVASESVALDAVGFTFIRDVAPGEAIYVTEEGELFTKQCAQNPKNIPCIFEFVYFARPDSFIDGISVYASRVNMGKKLGQKIAKEWADLDIDVVIPIPETSSDVALQIAIELDLPYRQGYVKNRYIGRTFIMPGQTLRRKSVRRKLNAIKSEFKDKNVLLVDDSIVRGTTSEQIIEMARESGAKKVYFASAAPEIRFPNVYGIDMPSANELIAYGRDIDEISELIKADGLIFQDIQDLVEAVSAENPAITRFETSVFDGEYITGDIDQAYLERVDGARSEGAKKSMIQTELSNLEMHNIDSDNDD is encoded by the coding sequence ATGTGTGGTATTGTCGGAATTGTTGGAAAGAGTGCAGTAAGTCAAGCACTTTATGACGCGTTAACTGTTCTTCAGCATCGTGGGCAAGATGCCGCAGGGATCATGACTATAGATGATAAAATGTTTCATCTAAGAAAAGCGAATGGATTGGTGCGAGATGTATTTCACAATCGCCATATGCAACGTTTAACAGGCCAATTTGGTATTGGTCATGTGCGTTACCCCACTGCAGGGTCTTCAAGCTCAGCAGAGGCCCAACCGTTTTACGTCAACTCGCCATTTGGAATTGCTTTTGCACACAATGGGAATTTAACCAATGCCCATGATTTGCAAGATGAAGTATTCCGTATTGCCAGACGACATATCAATACGACGTCTGATTCAGAACTTTTATTAAATATTTTTGCCCATGAATTACAACAATGTGCAGGTTTAACCTTAACCCCTGAAGAGGTTTTCACCACGGTTGCCAATGTGCACAAGAAGATTCGTGGCGCTTATGCTGTGGTTGCTGCGATTATCGGCAATGGCATGGTTGCGTTTCGAGACCCATATGGCATACGTCCTCTTGCTTTAGGTAAGCGTAAAACTGAGCAGGGTGATGAATATATGGTTGCATCCGAAAGTGTTGCTCTAGATGCCGTAGGTTTTACGTTTATTCGTGATGTCGCACCAGGCGAAGCAATATATGTGACTGAAGAAGGTGAATTATTTACTAAACAGTGCGCGCAAAACCCTAAAAATATTCCCTGTATTTTCGAATTTGTTTACTTCGCAAGACCTGATTCCTTTATCGATGGAATATCAGTATATGCCTCGCGGGTGAATATGGGTAAAAAGCTAGGTCAGAAAATAGCCAAAGAATGGGCTGATTTAGATATTGATGTGGTTATTCCTATTCCGGAAACGTCTTCCGATGTAGCGTTGCAAATTGCTATAGAGTTGGACTTACCTTACCGTCAAGGCTACGTAAAGAACCGTTATATCGGTCGTACTTTTATCATGCCAGGTCAAACGCTTAGACGTAAGTCGGTGCGACGTAAACTTAACGCCATTAAATCAGAATTTAAAGACAAAAATGTTCTTCTGGTTGATGATTCAATTGTACGCGGCACTACATCTGAACAGATTATTGAAATGGCCCGTGAATCAGGTGCCAAGAAGGTGTATTTCGCGTCAGCTGCGCCAGAGATTCGTTTTCCAAATGTTTATGGTATTGATATGCCAAGTGCAAATGAATTGATCGCTTACGGCCGCGATATCGACGAAATTAGTGAGTTAATTAAAGCTGATGGGCTGATTTTCCAAGATATTCAAGATCTAGTTGAAGCGGTTAGTGCTGAGAATCCTGCCATTACTCGTTTTGAAACGTCTGTATTTGATGGTGAGTACATAACTGGTGATATTGACCAAGCTTATTTAGAGAGAGTTGATGGGGCCCGTTCTGAAGGGGCTAAAAAATCAATGATACAAACTGAATTAAGTAATTTGGAAATGCACAATATTGATTCGGATAATGACGATTAA
- a CDS encoding CvpA family protein codes for MNWIDFTIIGVIAVSTIISLVRGFIKEAISLAIWFAAFFIASQFYEYLAVYMTKFDDQMVRNGVSIAILFASTLILGGLINYLIARLVQFTGLTGTDRALGSVFGIIRGILIVSAALFFLDTFTTASESSWWIESVLVPEFTPIIEWFFSFIQNNSSFLTPNK; via the coding sequence ATGAATTGGATAGATTTCACCATCATTGGCGTTATCGCTGTCTCCACCATTATAAGTTTGGTACGGGGATTTATTAAAGAAGCTATCTCTTTAGCTATTTGGTTCGCCGCTTTTTTTATTGCTAGCCAATTTTATGAATACCTTGCCGTCTACATGACTAAATTTGATGATCAGATGGTCAGAAATGGGGTGTCCATAGCGATTTTGTTTGCCAGTACGCTGATTCTAGGCGGATTGATAAATTACTTAATTGCGCGCTTAGTACAGTTTACTGGACTCACAGGTACCGACAGAGCCCTTGGCTCAGTTTTTGGTATTATCCGTGGCATTCTGATTGTGAGTGCTGCTTTGTTCTTCTTAGATACCTTCACTACTGCTTCCGAGTCGTCTTGGTGGATAGAGTCAGTATTAGTTCCTGAATTCACTCCCATTATTGAGTGGTTTTTTAGTTTTATACAAAATAACTCCAGTTTTTTAACGCCGAATAAATAG
- the accD gene encoding acetyl-CoA carboxylase, carboxyltransferase subunit beta, with translation MSWIQKILPRTQSSIKSNVPEGIWTKCGSCGAVLYKTELEKQLEVCPKCDHHMRITARARINSFLDQADRKEIGEDLEPQDVLKFKDSKRYKDRLAAAQKATKEKDALIVMQGKLKGMPVVCAAFEFSFMGGSMASVVGARFVKAVEACLEHNMPLVCYSTSGGARMQEALFSLMQMAKTSAALARMSKKGLPYISVLTDPTMGGVSASLAMLGDINIAEPKALIGFAGPRVIEQTVRETLPDGFQRSEFLVEKGAIDMIVDRRQMRDKIYDLLKKLHTQPH, from the coding sequence ATGAGTTGGATACAAAAAATACTACCGCGAACCCAGTCCTCTATTAAAAGTAATGTGCCTGAGGGGATTTGGACTAAATGTGGATCTTGTGGAGCGGTTTTATATAAAACCGAATTAGAGAAGCAACTTGAAGTGTGCCCTAAATGTGATCACCACATGCGCATCACGGCTCGAGCAAGAATTAACTCCTTTTTAGATCAGGCCGATCGAAAAGAAATCGGAGAAGATTTAGAGCCTCAAGATGTATTGAAATTCAAAGACTCTAAACGTTATAAAGATCGCCTAGCCGCCGCTCAAAAAGCAACCAAAGAAAAAGACGCTTTGATTGTTATGCAAGGCAAATTGAAAGGCATGCCAGTAGTTTGTGCCGCATTTGAATTCTCATTTATGGGTGGCTCCATGGCCTCGGTTGTTGGCGCTCGTTTTGTCAAAGCAGTAGAGGCTTGTTTAGAACATAATATGCCATTGGTGTGCTATTCAACCAGTGGTGGCGCGCGTATGCAGGAAGCATTATTTTCCTTGATGCAAATGGCTAAAACCAGTGCAGCTTTAGCGCGAATGAGTAAAAAAGGCTTACCCTATATATCAGTTTTAACTGATCCTACTATGGGTGGAGTTTCCGCCAGTTTGGCTATGTTAGGTGATATTAATATCGCTGAGCCTAAAGCATTAATCGGATTCGCAGGTCCAAGAGTTATTGAGCAGACCGTACGTGAAACTTTACCTGATGGTTTCCAACGCAGTGAATTTTTAGTGGAGAAGGGCGCTATCGATATGATTGTTGACCGTCGCCAGATGCGTGACAAAATCTACGATTTATTGAAAAAGCTACATACACAGCCCCATTAA